From Dehalococcoidia bacterium:
GCCTGAGCCAGCTCCAGCGCCGGGCTCTGGAGCTCACCCGTGAGATCGAGGCGAAGATAGCGGCCCTGCGCCGGCTCGGGGGCGAGGTCAAGGGCATCGAGCAGGGCCTGGTTGACTTTCCCAGCCTGCGTGAAGGCCGCACCGTCTACCTGTGCTGGCGGCTCGGCGAGGACGAGGTCGCCTGGTGGCACGACGTCGATGCCGGGTTCGCGGGACGCCGACCGTTATGAGACCAGAGTTGGGCCGCCAGAGATGGGCACGGCCCTGCCCGCCACTACGTGTCGCGTCGCGCCTTCGAGACCCGGGCCTCTA
This genomic window contains:
- a CDS encoding DUF2203 domain-containing protein gives rise to the protein LSQLQRRALELTREIEAKIAALRRLGGEVKGIEQGLVDFPSLREGRTVYLCWRLGEDEVAWWHDVDAGFAGRRPL